The proteins below are encoded in one region of Microbispora sp. NBC_01189:
- a CDS encoding transposase family protein, with amino-acid sequence MQQGPVERRFSRQPDLPEPRCPCILPCRPPCLPSPPSSLTLTSTNAHPAARRSWTWPTFVRSGRRSPIPAIGRGRRHPLVVMPALVQAAIVSGAVSYAAIRHWIARAPQEVLEHLGARRDPRPGEFLAPHPDTVCRTIAQVNAASVAAAYAAHRASQLRELYDDPDELIPMTVDGKTQRGTATQRHTRPAPAWRAVGRRRPHGRHPRRRR; translated from the coding sequence TGTCCGTGCATTTTGCCATGCCGCCCGCCGTGTCTGCCATCACCGCCATCGTCACTGACGTTGACCAGCACGAACGCTCATCCTGCGGCGAGGAGATCGTGGACATGGCCGACCTTCGTCAGGTCTGGGCGCAGATCCCCGATCCCCGCGATCGGGCGCGGGCGACGGCATCCGCTGGTGGTGATGCCGGCGCTGGTCCAGGCGGCGATCGTGTCCGGCGCGGTCTCCTACGCGGCGATCAGACACTGGATCGCCCGCGCACCCCAAGAGGTCCTCGAACATCTCGGGGCCCGGCGAGATCCGCGCCCCGGTGAGTTCCTGGCCCCGCATCCCGACACCGTGTGCCGGACGATCGCCCAAGTCAACGCCGCGAGCGTGGCTGCCGCCTACGCCGCGCACCGGGCCAGTCAACTGCGGGAACTGTATGACGACCCTGATGAGTTGATCCCGATGACCGTCGACGGCAAGACCCAGCGCGGCACCGCCACCCAGCGGCACACCCGCCCAGCACCGGCTTGGCGCGCAGTTGGCCGACGACGCCCTCATGGTCGCCACCCTCGACGTCGCCGGTAA